The genome window GTAAAGGGATCGAGCTGGGACTCAGTCCCAGATGTTCCCAGGTCCTACACCAGAGCTCATTCACCTCTCAGACACCGGTCAGGGGAAAGGAAGGCTTCAGTCCCCACGTGGAACAGCCTTAAATCAGATGGCCCCTAAGGGGCAAGATCTGAAGGAAAAGGGGGTAGCCTTTCCAGAACCCCTCTCAGTCCAGCTGGCCCCAGAGAGCAGGGCCTCCTCCAAGGTTGCGGGTCACAGAGCTGGCTACAGGGAGTTGTCTGGCTGCTGAGAAGGGCAGGTGGCAGGGAGCCCCTGGCCAGCTTACCCCAGGCCTGATGCCTCCTCTGTGGTCCTTTCACAATTCCTTCAACAGAGAAAAAGGCCTGCACTGTCCCAAAGCAACACTGGCTGAAACTGCACAGCCCCTGGGACCCCGACATGCAAGAAAACTCCCAGGGAGAAATGATAGTACAAGGCCatgtggggagagagaaaagggtgcCAAGTGGAGGCCTGGAGGCCTGCAGGAGGAGGCATGCCACAAGCAAAGAAGGTGAGAAGCATGAGGGGCAATCTTCTCCCCACTGAAGGAAAGGTAAGGGTTAGGGTGGGTAAGGCGAGGGTCAGGGGGTCCCAGCAGCACACACCTTTCCATAAAAAACACAGGGTCTGAGATAATCCTCCTTATGGACATTCTGAGCTCTTCGGCCAGGGTCTCCTGGAAGCCAGGAAGTGCTTCCTACAGTGGAGAAGGGGGACACTACCAGGGGATCCCCACAGAGCCCCTGCCCATACTTCTGGGCACAAAGGGACAGAGGGCAGGAACCAGCCAGCAGGGCCGAGACACAGGAACCCAGAATGGAGGGCGGGCGGCCAGGGCATCCTCACCAGAGGTACAGTGTATGCACAGTGGGTGACAGAGCTGCTGGTCACCAGGGCTTGCTGGCGGAGGGTCTTCACCTCCTCCTGGGCCTCAATCAGCATGCCTCCACACTCCGTGTACCTCACCCGCAGGTCCTGCAGCTGGGAGCCCACCCACAGGTTCTGTTGGGACCCAGGCATGTCCAGCAGCGAGCCGTGCCTGCTCTCCCCAGGGGGGCCAGGATGCCTGGGCTAAGAGGCAAGAAGCCCAGACTCTAGATCCACATAACGACATGCAGGGGAACCCTGGGCAGGTCCCTGGACTCCACTCCTCTCAGACCCCTAACTGAACTGCTacctgccaggccctgtgccagatACTGAGGGCACAGGAAGGGACAGACCCAGGTCCTAATGCAAGGAGCCCATCCTCCCAAAAGAGTCGGGTGGCTGACCAAGCGCCTCGGGTTGCCCACTCCAGGCCAGGGGCTCTCAAGGGCCAGGGAAGGAGTCCAAGGGGAGCCTCACCTCATCCTGGAGCTGCATCTGGATTTCTTTCTCTGAGGCCAGCTGCTGCTGCAACTTCTTGGTCTCAGCCCCATACTGGAAGGACCCAAGCCCCATAAGCCCCCacccaaggcctccccaccatgcacTCCCCACTTCCAGCAAGTCTTCCCAGGCACATCAGTGGGTCTTTGGCAGCCCTCTAAGTAAGAAGTCATGTGGAATAGGCCAGATAAAGTGGGGGAGTCATGGGACCCTGTTCCCCCGTTGGAACCATGAGTGTACAGGATGCAGGCTCTCTGAGGTCTCCTTCAACTCGGACCAACGGAGAGAGGGACCTCGGGCCTGGCTGAGCGGAGAGCTCCATGAagtggaagcagggagaagaGGGCTTGAGCCCCCTGGGGTCATGATAGGAGGAGGGAACACTGCACACACCCTAACGCACCAGCTGGCAGCGCTGCTGCAGCTTCAGGACCTGGGTCCGCAGCTGGGTGACCTCCCTCTGCTGCCGGTCATGGTTCTCCATCCTGAGCGCCAGCACCTCCGACAGCTCAGCCATCTGCTGGCTGGCCTCCGCTGGGGAGAAGTGAGGAGAGGTCAGCCCTGGCTCCCCTAGCTTTCAGGGACCAGTTATGGCCCTCATGGGTGCTTTTGTCCACCCACACCCTCAGCTCCTGCAGAGCACCCTTGGGTTCCCCAGGGCTCAGCATCCCTCACTCAGGTCTGCCCTTCAGTAAACGTTTATTGATTGACACGAAGCAGGGCACTGGGTGAGCAGTGAGCCCACACTGAGCTCAAGTCTAGGGGAAGGAGATCACAGCAGTGCATACTGTGGGCTGTGATGGGCAAGCGTAAAGGGCATGCTGGGACCATAGCCGTGGCACCCAGCTGGGCCTGGCGAGGTCTGCGAAGGTAAGACCTCTGCAGGGGCAAGTGGGGTCGGGCCAGGCGGAGGGCAAGCCTGGTGAGGCAGGTGTGGAGGGGACAGGATGGAGCAGTCACTGACGCTGGGAGGGAGTGGCTGGGGCAGCCAGCAGGACCAGGATCACACTGCCTGGGGCAAGGGGCTTATTCTTTGGCTGATGAGAAATTAACATGGGGTTTTAGGCAGAGGAGTGACATGGTCAAATTTGGTTTTACAAAACTCTTTTGGGCTGTGTAAGGAAGGACCTGGAAGGGCAgaagtggaggcagggagaccaggtAAGAGGTGGCCTGGGCTAGAGGCTGTGAGGGTGGGAAAGAGGAAGACTTGAGCCTTTCCTAGGAGGCCGAGGCAAAGGAGCTTGGGGGCTGACTCCCACACCAGGGACCTGGGGACCAAGGTGGCCATTCAGGGAGTTCAGGAGCCAAGGGAAGAAAAATCAGGTCTGAGGTAAGCAGAGCAGCAGGAGCTCAGCTATTGCCACCTTGCATCTGTGTCTCACCAGCTACAGTTGAGCTCCTGAGAAACAAATGCCTCTTCAGAGCTGCACAAGGCCAGGCAGGACTCTGAATCACCCCGGCCCCAGCACCTCAGAGTGTCTGGTCTCTGGCACacagctccctcccttcctcacttCCAACACCCTCTTTCCACCTGCCCCAAATCACAACAGGAGACAGGTTTACAGAAGACCTGACAGCTTCTGTATGGCTCTCTGCAGTGGGCACAAAGCATTTTCTCGGCTGTGCCTCTGGAGAGGACAGCAGAAGCAGAATTATCAAGCCCCATTCTAAAGGGGTCGAGGAACTTGTCCAAgctcacacagctaggaagtgccCAAGAAGGAACTTGAAGTCGGGTCTCCAGACTCCAAGTCCTGAGTTCTTTCCTCTGCTCCTTAGGACAGCCTTCTACCCCAAGTTACAACTTCACGTACAAAATTGCTCCACACAATCCAGAATGAGCATCTGCTCCTCCTCCTCAAGGGCATCCAGGTGAgaggcctggagggaggaagaaaggaaggggcaGGGAAGTGAACACCGCCCTGCCCGCAGGTGCACCCTCTTCCCCATCCTCACCTCTCGCAGCTGATGGTTCTCCTCCTCCAGCAGCCTCAGCTGCTCCTGCAGGGCTCCCAGCTGCAGGCAGTGGTGCCCTGACTTCACCTCTGTCAGGGGGCTCCTAGGGGAGGGAGCGATGGGTGGCAGGGCACAGAAGCTGGAAGGCCCGGTTCCGAGCCCCAGCACAGCTTACTCGCCTCCCCCAGACTAAGTGTGCTGGTTTCAATTAGCCCAGCAACCCTGCTGGCTGGTACAGAGTCTGGGCCCCTGCTTGCCAACAAGGCACGTGATGCTCAGAGAAGGTGCTGCCCAGGTACTGAGGCAGGACACTCACGGCTCAGGGGGCTCATGGGGACGGCCACACTGatgctcttcctcctcttcctcctcctcctcctcctcctcctcctcctcttcctcctcatcagAGTCTGAGTAGAGCTGAAGGAGGTCATCCCGCAAGCTTACCTGGTGTCTGAGCTGTAAAATCTGGCAGTAGGGGGAGGAGCGCTGGGTCAGGACACAGGCCGGGCAGGTGCTGGAGGGCCTGGCTCGAGGGGGACGTAGGTGGGTGTGAGACAGCACACCCCACTCCCCCTCCTCTCCACCCAGTTACCTCTTCCCCGGCCGAGCCCAGCTTGGCTTCCAGCTCGCTGTTCTCCTCCATCAGAACACTGTTCTGTTTCACTAGGGACTGGCCAATGCGAGCCGCCGCGCTCAGGTCCCGCTCTCTCTGTAGAGGGAGCCCTATCAGTGAGGAACACTTTCCTGCTTTCAGATAGACAGGTGGGAGAAGCTAGGGGGTACAAAGGTGTCAGAGGGAAGCTAGGCCACCAGCGGAACCCTCCTATCCCCTAATTCTCCAGACAAGTCTGCCTGTAACCCACTGTGGGGCTTGACTCAGTTTCTCCTTATGGAAAAGAGCAAATCAGACAAGATGGTTCTAAAAGCTCTTCCCACCTGGACTCTCATGTATACCAGCCTCTGGGGCCATATAAGAGCTTGGCCCCAGAGAAGTGATCAGGCAGGAGACAGACCAGACTCCTATTCCTACAGGACAGAGTTAATGTGGGGGCCTGGCTGAGGCTTGGGCTGGCtctgggagggaggcagcacaCACCTCCTCTAGCAAATTTAACATCACTCTGACATCTTCTTGGGTGACCTTCTTGGCTGGCAGGGGTCGATCAGGACACAGTGCTGAAAGAGGAGGTGGGGCAGCCAGGTCAGGAAAAAAGGGACATATGCCACCCCACATCCCACTGTCAGCTCTCCCCCAACAAGCGTCACCAGTGAGGGAGGAGACTGAGCTCCCTTCCTGCCTGAGCATCCTCTCCATACTCCCCAGGTCTCAGCAGTCCCTCCACTGCTCCCAGGGCCAAATgggctcatttttttttctggaggcaaCTGGCTGAAATAAGATCATAGTTGTCCAGGCTCAGCTGGAACGGGGTTCTCAGAACGTCAGGATCCCTGGTGCCTAGGTGAATGCAGGCAGCTAGTGGAACTACAGCCCCACAGACTGACGCATCACCCCTTACCCCGAGGGCAGTATTGGCCAGCTCACTGGAGCCTCATGGGTCCATAAAAACAGATGCAGTCACCCACCCTGCACCTGTTGCGTGTTGAGAGAAGAAGAGACTTTTCCAGCACTGTAGGGGTCACCTGAGCCTCTAGATCCAATTCAGAGATCTCCGGAGACCCAGGAGAGGATGCGAcgaaagaggaagggaagaagccTGAGGCCCTTCGCATCCCTAGGCTGGGGAAGGCCCGACCTCGACGCCCCACCCCACGAGGGCCAGGAGGTTGGGAAAACTTCCCCCTCggcccacccaccaccccagtgCCCTCTCGGGGGGCCAGCGCGGGCTCAGAGCACGCCGAGAAGCGCCCTCCCGCAGCCCCCGCCCCTCTCCTGGCACTGCGGTAGACCCGGGAAGGGGGCACCGAGAGTGTGCAGATCTGCCGCAGTAACAGGCGCGCAGAGCCGGGCGGGAAGCGCGCGGGCCCCAGAACCCGACCCACGGATAGAAATCgatagaaggagagaaagagatgggAAGCGGCCACCGGACAGGCACCGCAAACAGTACATCGCGAGTGGGTGCTGAAGTGGGACAGAGTGCCCGGCAGGGCTGGGCACCTGGACCCGACGGGTTCACCTCCCCGCTGGAACTGCCCTAGTCCCACCTGCTCTGGGGTCCTGGAGCCCAGTTTACCTTCCTCCAGCTCCCGAATAAAGGCAGCGCGCTTGGGGTCCGACTCCCCGGGCCCTCGGCCCACGTAGGCGGCTGGCGTCTTCCAGATGCCCGCCGCCTTCCCAATCCCCAGGCCAGTGGCCCGGGGACGAAAGGGCCCTTGGAATATGAAACGGGTCCACGGCGCATCCGAGTTGCGGTGCACGGACTGAGCAGTCCGTCCCGAGAATGCGGACGCTCGCTGGGCTCCTGCCTCCGACCCAGGTTCGGAGGCCCGGCGAGCTCTGGCTGGGGGTCGCGAGACTGATGAGGATCCGGATCCTGCTCCCTGTCCAGTAGCCGGTGGCTGCGCAGGGGCGGGTTCAGGCTCCGCGGAGGGCTCCGGAGCGGGATCGGCTGCGGGAGGGGGCGTGGGGGTGACCGCCGCTGGGTGCCCGGGTCCGGGCGGGGTTCCAGCGCAGGCCCACCCCGGCTCTTTCGGGCGCATCTTGAGTCCGCAGTCGGCTGCCGCAGCCAGGCGTTTATAACCTGTGCCTGTAGCTGGCGCCCGCCAGGTCGAACCACGCGCGGGAAGGGGCGGCCGAGGGGCAAACACTGGTGCCAGGAACCGGAGGCCGCGCGGGAGAGGGGTCACTGGTGGCGGAGCAAAGTGCAAAAATAAGAGAAGAGCAAGGAAGCGCGGAATGGAGGTTCCAGGTGGTTCTGTGCGCTTGGGTTCCGACTGCGGGGCTCCTTCTCCCCTCTCCACCTCCGGGGAATGGTTCTGCCCAAAGCCTCCGCTCCTGGGGATGTGGGTGCAGGACTGGGAGGTCCCTAGCTGGGGGCACCCCTCGCCCTCCGCTTCAGCCCGGGGGTTTCGGCTGCCTCCCCTGAATTTAATCTGTGAGTTAGGGCAGCACTGTGGCTTCCCCGTTGGCCACGAGATAAATCCAAACTCCAGGACGGTTTCAAAGCGCTGCCCAGCCTGGTGCGTCCCATCTGACCCTCGCACTCACACCCCCGTGCTGGAACCCCTCCACAGCCCCCTTTCTGATTTCTTAATTCGTCTTACTGACTTCCCTTGAGCTTTACCTCCAGCCCTCATTTACTTGCCCACCTCCTTCCACCCTGGCAAACACCTGTTCTTCCGGGAGACCCCGCTTAGCCGTCTCCCCGTGAAGCCTCCTCCTACCCTGTTCCCCACCGTCCCCCTTACCTGATCGCCGAGGCAGTGTCCCTGTCTCCGAGGCCAGACCTGAGCCCCTTCAGCGCAGGGAGCGTGTGCGTCAGAGCTCAACGGGGGACAGGATACCTGCGAGGGCCACCGTAAGTCCTGAATGAACTGTGGGGCCATTTCCGTGCCTGTGGACTGAGGAACATACAGGCCAAAAGGAGAGGGCTCTGGCACTGATTTGTTTAAAGCCTTGAGATCACTCTGGGTGCTCCAAGTTTCTTCTCTTCAATACCCAATCAAACCACCAAGTCCTGCTTAATTTACCTCCTAAATATCTCTCAGATGTGCCCTGTCCCCTACAGCCCTGCTGCTGTTGAGGCTTCATCCTCTCCTAGATTATTGTGATGCTCCccactccccctcctccccctccacaTGATTGTCCATCCCACGGCTCTCACTCGTGCTCCTATCTACGTTAAGGAATTCCAGAAGCTTCTCTTCCCCACAGCCACCACCGCTCTAAGCCTGAGCCCAGAACAAGGACTGCATCTGGGACCCAGTACTGACAATGTGCCTGGAGGGCCAGGTGTCCTTGACACAGCGTGGAATAGCAGACACAACCCAAGAAGAGGGTTCAGAGTGTCCTGTTCATCAGCTTTCCAGTGGAGAAACACTGTGATTAATAAGAATGTTTCCTTTTATCTGGGTTCACTCATTCgtgtcacaaatatttattgagtgcccactatatatgccaggcactgtgccagacaGAGTCTCAGGCTACAGTAGGGAACAAGAGAAACTAGATCCCAGATCTCCTGGACTTCGGAGTCTAAAAAGGAAGACAGATAAGCAAGAAGACAAGTTAGATAATTACACAGTGTGGTGAGTTGTCTGAAAGAAACAGACAAGGAGCTATGATTGAGAGAAATGGAAAGTACCTATCTGACAGGGTGCTCTAGGTGGGTGGGAGCAGAGAAATCATGAATCCagtaatattttgcattttagcccacattacattgggtGTTTGTatttcaacagatgaatggggGGGCATAAACATGTAATCCATAACATCcttgtctcttaaaaaaaaaataacagctgtATAATTCTCATACAATAAAAATCACCACTTAAAAGTGTCCAACccaggtgcatcaaaatgctcaaaacagacctaccatttgacccaggaattccactcctaggaatttaccctaagaacgcagcaatcaagtttgagaaagacagatgcactcctatgtttatcgcagcactatttacaatagccaagaattggaagcaacctaaatgtccatcggtagatgaatggataaagaagatgtggtacatatacacaatggaatactactcagccataagaagtggaaaaatccaaccatttgcagcaacatggatggagctggagagtattatgctcagcgaaataagccaagcggagaaagagaaataccaaatgatttcactcatctgaggagtataggaacaaaggaaaaactgaaggaacaaaacagcagtggaattacagaacccaaaaatggactaacaggtaccaaagggaaaggaactggggaggatgggtgggcagggagggataaggggggggaagaagaaggggggtattaagattagcatgcacgggggggagggagaaaggggagggtgggctgcacaacacagagaggacaagtagtgactctacaacattttgctaagctgatggacagtaaccgtaatgtggttgttaggggggacctgatataggggagagcatagtaaacttagtattcttcatgtaagtgtagattaaaaattaaaaaaaaaaaaaaaagaaaagaaagaaagaaagaaaagggggattactccttaacaggataaaactattggtaaatcaaagatcaacgcatgctttaaatatccttaatgttgatcacttaaagggtgtcagatgatcagctatggaggtactcttttctgataatattcctttctcgtaattaaaaaaaaaaaaaaaaaaaaaaagcagttactgtgtgctgacctccaatgagttctgcacagtggtatagagggcatgtcaaagtgtgggcaaagggtctgtttatttctacgcagaagatcaaggcctagcttggatacccagaaaatgaactaagatacgatatgaggaggagcttctggcatcagcactctctggaggacctgtgccgggggatgatcatcaaaaagcctccacagggatccggacgatgctgcggttgtggctgcatccagcccaccgtctcctggacttgccataagaatgaggagggagatgtctaggctggcatgtgcatacagtgagacaacgaatttgaccggatctgtactgttggaactcaaccaggagttgggaggggtgcaaggtgtagcactccaaaatctcatgactatagactatctatggttaaaagaacatatgggatgtgaacagatcccagaaatgggctgctttaatttgtctgatggttcaagtacagttggacaatatccatcatatcatagataaattttcaaaaatgcctagggtgcctaaatggttttcttgtcctCACTGGacatggatggtaattatagatttgctttgtttatgtcaccgtattcctattatgttaatatgtgtgtacaaattagttagtagtttaaaacctatacatacttaaggtactctacaagaagatatgtcaaagaaataatcaatcctcccaagtttccttcatatgctacatctatagcttttcttcttccttcctaattacaacccttaaatagaattcgtacctcatatcgaatttaccgagtatcataattcctccaggtggtaaagatcaATTGGAAATAGAGGTATTGTTATGAACTCATTTCTGAACTATATGCATGCAGAAGCATTCTCATGTAatgcgtgtgtgtttgtgtaagaACATCTTcatcaaccaggagttgggaggggtgcaagttgtagcactccaaaatctcatgactatagactatctatggttaaaagaacatatgggatgtgaacagatcccagaaatgggctgctttaatttgtctgatggttcaagtacagttggacaatatccatcatatcatagataaattttcacaaatgcctagggtgcctaaatggttttcttggcttcactggagatggatggtaattatagatttgctttgtttatgtcaccgtattcctattatgttaatatgtgtgtgcaaattagttagtagtttaaaacctatacatacttaaggtactatacaagaagatatgtcaaagaaataatcaatcctcccatgtttccttcatatgctacatctatagcttttcttcttc of Manis javanica isolate MJ-LG chromosome 4, MJ_LKY, whole genome shotgun sequence contains these proteins:
- the HAP1 gene encoding huntingtin-associated protein 1 isoform X5 yields the protein MRPKEPGWACAGTPPGPGHPAAVTPTPPPAADPAPEPSAEPEPAPAQPPATGQGAGSGSSSVSRPPARARRASEPGSEAGAQRASAFSGRTAQSVHRNSDAPWTRFIFQGPFRPRATGLGIGKAAGIWKTPAAYVGRGPGESDPKRAAFIRELEEALCPDRPLPAKKVTQEDVRVMLNLLEERERDLSAAARIGQSLVKQNSVLMEENSELEAKLGSAGEEILQLRHQVSLRDDLLQLYSDSDEEEEEEEEEEEEEEEEEEHQCGRPHEPPEPSPLTEVKSGHHCLQLGALQEQLRLLEEENHQLREASHLDALEEEEQMLILDCVEQFSEASQQMAELSEVLALRMENHDRQQREVTQLRTQVLKLQQRCQLYGAETKKLQQQLASEKEIQMQLQDEPRHPGPPGESRHGSLLDMPGSQQNLWVGSQLQDLRVRYTECGGMLIEAQEEVKTLRQQALVTSSSVTHCAYTVPLEALPGFQETLAEELRMSIRRIISDPVFFMERNCERTTEEASGLGCELHHSEEREQEQGIEAEKGLMPAEDFVVEDFMPEEELWATEEVVLAEEGVTEDAELVSEEAEAWEEVEPEVDEATQTHVVASALEAGGLSSSHLDMKYVLQQLANWQDTHYRQQLRQKTLQKGFAVSQQPAEAPPTPDPPSHPPTWDPLSVASPPSVLMNLGRSLRAQGSTLFWDRLKKPAVLLQLVQKLWLLGLDHVVALGAQEAQGEAC
- the HAP1 gene encoding huntingtin-associated protein 1 isoform X4; protein product: MRPKEPGWACAGTPPGPGHPAAVTPTPPPAADPAPEPSAEPEPAPAQPPATGQGAGSGSSSVSRPPARARRASEPGSEAGAQRASAFSGRTAQSVHRNSDAPWTRFIFQGPFRPRATGLGIGKAAGIWKTPAAYVGRGPGESDPKRAAFIRELEEALCPDRPLPAKKVTQEDVRVMLNLLEERERDLSAAARIGQSLVKQNSVLMEENSELEAKLGSAGEEILQLRHQVSLRDDLLQLYSDSDEEEEEEEEEEEEEEEEEEHQCGRPHEPPEPSPLTEVKSGHHCLQLGALQEQLRLLEEENHQLREASHLDALEEEEQMLILDCVEQFSEASQQMAELSEVLALRMENHDRQQREVTQLRTQVLKLQQRCQLYGAETKKLQQQLASEKEIQMQLQDELQDLRVRYTECGGMLIEAQEEVKTLRQQALVTSSSVTHCAYTVPLEALPGFQETLAEELRMSIRRIISDPVFFMERNCERTTEEASGLGCELHHSEEREQEQGIEAEKGLMPAEDFVVEDFMPEEELWATEEVVLAEEGVTEDAELVSEEAEAWEEVEPEVDEATQTHVVASALEAGGLSSSHLDMKYVLQQLANWQDTHYRQQLRQKTLQKGSPTMQPWQQQARANVGGRGGEQQPWAPTRGFQRLEEDRAWEEEGPSGATQAFGTKASTSKGHSWTSPLGFAVSQQPAEAPPTPDPPSHPPTWDPLSVASPPSVLMNLGRSLRAQGSTLFWDRLKKPAVLLQLVQKLWLLGLDHVVALGAQEAQGEAC
- the HAP1 gene encoding huntingtin-associated protein 1 isoform X2 gives rise to the protein MRPKEPGWACAGTPPGPGHPAAVTPTPPPAADPAPEPSAEPEPAPAQPPATGQGAGSGSSSVSRPPARARRASEPGSEAGAQRASAFSGRTAQSVHRNSDAPWTRFIFQGPFRPRATGLGIGKAAGIWKTPAAYVGRGPGESDPKRAAFIRELEEALCPDRPLPAKKVTQEDVRVMLNLLEERERDLSAAARIGQSLVKQNSVLMEENSELEAKLGSAGEEILQLRHQVSLRDDLLQLYSDSDEEEEEEEEEEEEEEEEEEHQCGRPHEPPEPSPLTEVKSGHHCLQLGALQEQLRLLEEENHQLREASHLDALEEEEQMLILDCVEQFSEASQQMAELSEVLALRMENHDRQQREVTQLRTQVLKLQQRCQLYGAETKKLQQQLASEKEIQMQLQDEPRHPGPPGESRHGSLLDMPGSQQNLWVGSQLQDLRVRYTECGGMLIEAQEEVKTLRQQALVTSSSVTHCAYTVPLETLAEELRMSIRRIISDPVFFMERNCERTTEEASGLGCELHHSEEREQEQGIEAEKGLMPAEDFVVEDFMPEEELWATEEVVLAEEGVTEDAELVSEEAEAWEEVEPEVDEATQTHVVASALEAGGLSSSHLDMKYVLQQLANWQDTHYRQQLRQKTLQKGSPTMQPWQQQARANVGGRGGEQQPWAPTRGFQRLEEDRAWEEEGPSGATQAFGTKASTSKGHSWTSPLGFAVSQQPAEAPPTPDPPSHPPTWDPLSVASPPSVLMNLGRSLRAQGSTLFWDRLKKPAVLLQLVQKLWLLGLDHVVALGAQEAQGEAC
- the HAP1 gene encoding huntingtin-associated protein 1 isoform X1, whose product is MRPKEPGWACAGTPPGPGHPAAVTPTPPPAADPAPEPSAEPEPAPAQPPATGQGAGSGSSSVSRPPARARRASEPGSEAGAQRASAFSGRTAQSVHRNSDAPWTRFIFQGPFRPRATGLGIGKAAGIWKTPAAYVGRGPGESDPKRAAFIRELEEALCPDRPLPAKKVTQEDVRVMLNLLEERERDLSAAARIGQSLVKQNSVLMEENSELEAKLGSAGEEILQLRHQVSLRDDLLQLYSDSDEEEEEEEEEEEEEEEEEEHQCGRPHEPPEPSPLTEVKSGHHCLQLGALQEQLRLLEEENHQLREASHLDALEEEEQMLILDCVEQFSEASQQMAELSEVLALRMENHDRQQREVTQLRTQVLKLQQRCQLYGAETKKLQQQLASEKEIQMQLQDEPRHPGPPGESRHGSLLDMPGSQQNLWVGSQLQDLRVRYTECGGMLIEAQEEVKTLRQQALVTSSSVTHCAYTVPLEALPGFQETLAEELRMSIRRIISDPVFFMERNCERTTEEASGLGCELHHSEEREQEQGIEAEKGLMPAEDFVVEDFMPEEELWATEEVVLAEEGVTEDAELVSEEAEAWEEVEPEVDEATQTHVVASALEAGGLSSSHLDMKYVLQQLANWQDTHYRQQLRQKTLQKGSPTMQPWQQQARANVGGRGGEQQPWAPTRGFQRLEEDRAWEEEGPSGATQAFGTKASTSKGHSWTSPLGFAVSQQPAEAPPTPDPPSHPPTWDPLSVASPPSVLMNLGRSLRAQGSTLFWDRLKKPAVLLQLVQKLWLLGLDHVVALGAQEAQGEAC
- the HAP1 gene encoding huntingtin-associated protein 1 isoform X3 gives rise to the protein MRPKEPGWACAGTPPGPGHPAAVTPTPPPAADPAPEPSAEPEPAPAQPPATGQGAGSGSSSVSRPPARARRASEPGSEAGAQRASAFSGRTAQSVHRNSDAPWTRFIFQGPFRPRATGLGIGKAAGIWKTPAAYVGRGPGESDPKRAAFIRELEEALCPDRPLPAKKVTQEDVRVMLNLLEERERDLSAAARIGQSLVKQNSVLMEENSELEAKLGSAGEEILQLRHQVSLRDDLLQLYSDSDEEEEEEEEEEEEEEEEEEHQCGRPHEPPEPSPLTEVKSGHHCLQLGALQEQLRLLEEENHQLREASHLDALEEEEQMLILDCVEQFSEASQQMAELSEVLALRMENHDRQQREVTQLRTQVLKLQQRCQLYGAETKKLQQQLASEKEIQMQLQDEPRHPGPPGESRHGSLLDMPGSQQNLWVGSQLQDLRVRYTECGGMLIEAQEEVKTLRQQALVTSSSVTHCAYTVPLEALPGFQETLAEELRMSIRRIISDPVFFMERCELHHSEEREQEQGIEAEKGLMPAEDFVVEDFMPEEELWATEEVVLAEEGVTEDAELVSEEAEAWEEVEPEVDEATQTHVVASALEAGGLSSSHLDMKYVLQQLANWQDTHYRQQLRQKTLQKGSPTMQPWQQQARANVGGRGGEQQPWAPTRGFQRLEEDRAWEEEGPSGATQAFGTKASTSKGHSWTSPLGFAVSQQPAEAPPTPDPPSHPPTWDPLSVASPPSVLMNLGRSLRAQGSTLFWDRLKKPAVLLQLVQKLWLLGLDHVVALGAQEAQGEAC